The Pyrenophora tritici-repentis strain M4 chromosome 8, whole genome shotgun sequence genome contains a region encoding:
- a CDS encoding UBN2 multi-domain protein, translating to MAVEKEEWKIPQLTAENHDTWFRRNKVKLKGKKVFYVCEKNLVQHCQIAIAGELTEAMEELEIAEADKHTKIRVNIEKRDKYLEDEATAIDLLFRSLTEDDQALIDEYDTAFQFWAYLQKKYTQTDATTANIYMTRIQTFTFNPGNTIVGSWEKLKEYRRKLVAADADTNGAYKDSALLLVLIRSLPKEFKTTIDTLNAQLNLTVEQKLKFLEEKEVRDQQDADEKALPAFRKTEKYVPPYKRRNHKSSPLSSDSESGTKFMVQCFLCDGAHGVRDCPRRERARKLLKEYDAKKSSKPPIKTLKQRNSHKKTGKAYGAEEVNSESDELSETSDSEPEEIETCRLSKDIVGKASPSTWAADTGASSHMSDQPSLFRRMIKIKRRLVRVGGGELYADWKGEAQVVCKDGSSTWLSEVLLVPNLGVNLLSGRRICAAGLKGRFNSHVLCFKLGKEIIIKATMDDGLYVVSHIADGYHETAFLGTEPHTPVKSELKVDEKERYLLYHRRFAHLGPTKIAKLHEVTTLQKKIQVPEKIEICEVCSLTKMKNSIPKQLREHKATKLALVQFDIAGPFPTSLRGNRWFLQIIDSYTRKNWVIPLKKKGDAQRELRIWKTFVEHQTGEKVKAAGTDNAPELLQQAEEWRVTQGVEIQPTTIASSHQNGPAERNIQTAEADMRAMLKDAGLPIEFWDEAVEADAYLRNRTNTGPMINGKQVSPEEAFTGTKPSIDHIRVWGSKCYSYINPKTIPADQRHDKLVDRGRIGVFMGYSETTNKQFKFYSPELGYTSRTSRLSVDEYTPGGKVELRLRNIPAGPQGTQNTMPDRKPRGRPRKDLELSPAERMEPTPTERMEPSPAEPMEPSPTEPMEPSPAEPIEPVSENLMEPSSAELTHEPVKRHRGRPRRLTTIPPTAPSDERVPNLVNEEGPEEPCTQSVREKEIPRYFTRQAKRKRSNEEIVEDERFSKIVKAMLAQVGLTEEQTRLSEKAFAATEIAGIQIPQTHEQAINDPKYGKQWKAAILEEIIALIENRTWEEVPKPKDANMVDSKWVFTVKTNLDGTVERFKARLVARGFTQAHGTDYNETFAPTVRMDTLRLFMATVAAENLECFHFDIKNAFTESHLKEEIFLKQPQGVEVKKGYVLRVLRSLYGLKQAARDWNLLIKKELLAWGFVQSLADPCMFIHKEKQLRILVYVDDIAAAAKDRAQIDWFYEKLSGRFNTKNLGRFIRSLEYELRETESAAQSTSIKNNYTSFRPATDNDTRIDITEYQQVIGSLMFAMVLTRPDIAFTLGKLSQYMSDPAEHHGHALKNLLRYLRSTVTLKLRYGPGGVHSQFVIYSDADWASDMVDRKSVSGSTAMFYGGPISWSSKKQRSVATSSCESEYIALSTCCKQGQWIAQMFRDLGFPKYIGKDTNKVQMLGDNQGAIALTKNPHLHERSKHIDVCYHFIRDLAEQGKLDVAYVPTADMVADGMTKPLQRVAFERFKNQLGVVLGPDLP from the exons atggctgtagagaaggaagaatggaagattccccaacttacagctgaaaaccacgatacttggttccgccgaaacaaggtcaagcttaaggggaagaaagtcttctatgtctgcgagaaaaaCCTGGTACAGCACTGCCAAATAGCAATAGCCGGTGAACTaacggaggctatggaagagttggaaattgctgaagcagacaagcatactaagatccgcgtcaacattgaaaaaagagacaagtacctagaagatgaagccactgcaatcgatctcttgtttcggtcgcttactgaagatgaccaagcccttattgacgaatacgacactgccttccagttctgggcctacctacaaaagaagtacacccaaactgacgccacaaccgccaacatttacatgaccagaattcaaacgttcacattCAATCCTGGGAACACAattgttggatcatgggaaaagctaaaggaataccgacgcaaactcgtagcagcagacgctgacaccaacggagcttacaaggactctgcactactactcgttcttattagatcactcccgaaagaatttaagactacgattgacaccttaaacgcccaacttaaccttacggttgaacagaaacttaagtttctggaagagaaggaggttcgagaccagcaagacgccgacgaaaaagctctcccagcattccggaagacggagaagtatgttccgccttacaagcgccgaaatcacaagagctcaccactatcgtctgactccgaatctggtaCTAAGTTTATggtccaatgcttcctttgtgacggagcccatggcgtacgagactgtccaagacgtgagagagctcgaaagctccttaaggaatacgacgctaagaaatcatctaagcCGCCTATTAAGACACTCAAGCAAAGGAATTCTCACAAAAagactggcaaagcatatggagccgaagaagtcaattcagagtcagatgaattatccgagacctcagactctgaacccgaggaaattgagacatgccgtctctcaaaagacattgtcggtaaggcctctccatctacttgggctgccgacactggcgcctcctcccacatgtctgaccaaccctcattgtttagacgaatgatcaagatcaagcgaagactagttcgggttggagggggagaattatatgcagactggaaaggagaagctcaagtggtgtgtaaagacggatcgtcgacatggttgtcagaagtactgcttgtacctaaccttggagtcaatttgttatcagggagaagaatttgcgcagcaggcctgaagggtcgtttcaattcacacgtactatgcttcaaactaggaaaggagatcattattaaagcaactatggacgacggcctctacgtagtgtcacacattgccgatggataccacgagacagcattcctaggcacggaaccccatacaccagttaagagcgagcttaaggttgatgaaaaggagagatacctgctgtatcacagacgtttcgcacacctaggacctacaaagattgccaaactccacgaagttacaactctccagaagaagattcaagttccagagaagattgaaatctgcgaagtgtgttccctgacaaagatgaagaacagcatccctaagcagctaagagagcacaaggccacgaagctagccttagtacagtttgacattgctggaccctttccaacatctctacgaggaaacaggtggttcctccaaattattgatagctacacgcggaaaaactgggttatcccgctgaagaaaaagggagacgcacaacgggaactccgaatctggaagacctttgtagaacatcaaactggcgagaaagtcaaagctgctggaaccgacaatgcaccagaacttctacagcaagctgaggaatggagagttacacaaggcgtggaaattcagcctacaacaattgcttcctcacaccagaatggaccagccgagcgaaacatccaaactgctgaagctgatatgagagcaatgttgaaagacgctggtttaccaattgagttttgggatgaagctgtcgaagcagacgcatacctacgcaaccgtacaaacacaggacctatgatcaatggaaagcaagtcagtcctgaagaggcattcacaggaacgaaaccatccattgaccacatccgtgtatgggggagcaaatgctattcgtacatcaaccctaaaacgattccagcagaccaacgacatgacaagctcgtggaccgtggcagaattggagtatttatgggatattctgagacaacaaataagcagttcaagttctattcgccagagcttggatacacctcaaggacaagccgattgtcagtggacgaatacacccctggagggaaagttgaactacgactgcgaaacataccagctggaccacaaggaacgcagaatacgatgccagaccgaaaaccaagaggaagacctaggaaggatctAGAATTATCTCCtgccgaacgaatggaaccaactcctaccgaacgaatggaaccatctcctgcagaaccaatggaaccatctcctaccgaaccaatggaaccatctcctgcagaaccaatagaaccagtttccgagaacctaatggaaccatcttcggcagagctaactcatgaaccagtgaagcgtcacagaggaagaccaaggaggctaactactattcctcctactgcaccatctgatgagcgggttcctaatcttgtgaacgaagaggggcccgaagaaccgtgtacccagtctgtacgagaaaaggagattccacgatacttcactagacaagccaaacggaagaggtctaacgaagagattgttgaggacgagagatttagcaagatcgttaaagctatgctagcccaagttggccttacagaagagcaaacacgactatctgagaaggctttcgcagcaaccgagatcgcaggaatccagatcccccagacacacgagcaagctatcaacgacccaaagtatggaaagcaatggaaagcagcaatacttgaagagataatcgcgttaatagagaatcgaacctgggaggaagttccaaagccaaaagacgcgaacatggttgattcaaagtgggtttttacagtcaaaacgaatctcgacgggactgttgagaggtttaaggcacgccttgtggcaagaggttttacgcaagcacacggaacagactacaacgagacttttgccccgacagtccgcatggacaccttacgtctgtttatggccactgtcgcagcggaaaacctggaatgtttccactttgacattaagaatgcattcacagagtcgcacttgaaggaagagatctttcttaagcaaccccaaggagtagaagtcaaaaaaggatacgtccttagagttctccgcagcttatacggactcaaacaggctgctcgcgactggaacttgttgataaagaaagaacttctggcatggggattcgtacaaagcctcgcagacccgtgcatgtttatccacaaagaaaaacaactccgtatcctcgtctacgttgatgacattgctgctgctgcaaaagatcgagctcaaattgattggttctacgagaagctttctggaagattcaacaccaagaacctggggagattcataagatccttggagtacgagttacgcgagacagaaagcgccgcacaatctacctcgatcaagaaca attacacttcatttaggccagccactgacaacgacacccgaatcgacatcactgaataccagcaagtgatagggagccttatgtttgctatggttcttacacgtccagacattgcattcaccctcggaaagctaagccaatacatgagcgatccagcagaacaccatggccatgcgttgaagaacctgctacgatatctaaggtcgacagtgacattgaagctacgctacggaccagggggagtacactcgcaatttgtcatctactctgatgctgactgggcaagcgacatggtagaccgaaagagcgtttcagggagcactgcaatgttctacggaggtccaatatcatggtctagcaagaagcaacggtctgttgcaacgtcaagctgcgaatctgaatacatcgcactatcaacatgctgcaagcaaggccagtggattgctcaaatgtttagagatcttgggttcccaaagtacattggaaaagacaccaacaaggtccagatgctaggagacaaccagggtgccattgcacttacaaagaaccctcaccttcacgaaagatcaaagcacatcgacgtctgttatcattttatccgagacctagcagaacaaggcaaactcgatgtggcctacgttccaactgcagacatggtggctgatggaatgacaaagccattgcagcgagtcgcattcgagagattcaagaaccaattaggagttgtccttggaccggacctgccctga
- a CDS encoding Fungal-trans domain containing protein gives MPPTPPSTTSSSAGQSPPDPQFRVVRKRNRVPLSCGACRHRKLKCNRGHPCDNCTKRGDTASCTYATPGNRKKSTASSGSSTSPDDMQNRIDRLEGLVLSLMTNGAQSAGPAAAQAAIANSLNGASSDQHFDMSISAPDSIPEEDVGEESEMEHVTKSIGVMKVHNNHTVFASEAHWYAILGELSEVKNYFAEHKKQYEEQLKRYKASRVEDRPPGTAFLMGGQKPTSKAEILSQFPPKPTADLLVSRFFNTYDPGIHIIHGPSFQKEYDRHWLQPDETPIVWLGTVFAMMCIALQSYTRAGDEPPEYHNKSWEMSREYGDLTAQCLIMADITQPVTGMMETLILHIHAEYARSRDAEVGILISTGIIVRLAMRMGLHRDPGPYTDMSVFQGEMRRRVWAAVRSIDLLFSAQAGLPPIVRPRDTNTEIPRNIYDDELREDMKVLPPSRPETEATPALFLINRTRLIYKLGEAIECTDTLTCSSYEEVMKLDAEAWELHDNISPHLKMRGMDESARDPSTLIMQRFTLDLLFLKIICVLHRKYLAYARVQSRFAYSRKAVIEASMMLLKHQATLHRECQAGGRLRNVKWFISSLTTVDFLLAAMIISSDLWHTTRDSSNRSPPPADALMWSSDRRDEMFEAIEIAVGIWDGLKDHSMEAYKAHMTLSVMLEQLKKHRSTKQAPNGFQAASSAYPTMVPMEDASVAPEHSAAMTLGLLSTGGMTPNANMFDQRYPAGMANLLNDPAPQSSTGLTPQYNQPTNGPVGPENTPSPFSNLFGANFFQNLDLPPTDNINWDAWDSYIQGPGMEATSNFFPMDIGSMPMQTDQNGLQPGHAPVQQAANGGRTSMFGHDVYMGADPKTSSGEGYAIGFISPKQSN, from the exons ATGCCGCCAACACCGCCGTCGACGACCTCTTCTAGCGCAGGGCAATCACCGCCAGACCCGCAGTTCCGAGTTGTGCGCAAGCGGAATCGCGTTCCTCTATCATGTGGAGCCTGTAGGCATCGAAA ACTGAAATGCAATCGAGGCCATCCTTGCGACAATTGCACAAAGCGCGGAGATACGGCATCATGTACGTATGCTACTCCGGGCAATCGCAAGAAGAGTACAGCCAGCTCCGGCTCCTCCACATCGCCCGATGACATGCAAAACCGCATTGACCGCCTCGAAGGACTTGTTCTCTCTTTGATGACCAATGGAGCTCAGAGTGCTGGCCCTGCTGCTGCTCAAGCGGCTATTGCAAACAGTCTCAACGGTGCAAGTTCGGACCAGCACTTTGACATGAGCATCAGCGCACCCGACTCAATACCCGAGGAAGACGTAGGTGAAGAAAGCGAGATGGAACATGTCACAAAATCCATCGGGGTGATGAAGGTGCACAACAACCACACTGTATTTGCATCAGAAGCTCACTGGTACGCCATTTTGGGAGAACTTTCAGAAGTTAAGAATTACTTTGCAGAGCACAAGAAGCAATACGAAGAGCAGCTCAAGCGATACAAGGCGAGCCGTGTCGAGGATCGTCCACCAGGAACAGCATTCCTTATGGGCGGACAGAAGCCTACCTCGAAGGCTGAAATCCTATCACAGTTCCCTCCAAAACCCACAGCCGACCTTCTCGTCTCGCGCTTCTTCAACACGTATGACCCCGGTATTCACATCATTCATGGTCCCTCTTTCCAGAAAGAGTATGACAGGCATTGGTTACAACCAGATGAGACACCCATTGTCTGGCTCGGGACCGTCTTTGCAATGATGTGCATTGCATTGCAGTCATACACTCGAGCCGGTGACGAGCCTCCCGAATACCACAACAAGTCCTGGGAGATGTCAAGAGAATATGGAGATTTGACAGCCCAATGTTTGATAATGGCAGACATTACACAGCCCGTTACAGGCATGATGGAGACGTTGATCCTGCATATTCACGCCGAATATGCACGCAGCAGAGACGCAGAGGTGGGTATCTTGATAAGCACAGGCATCATAGTACGGTTAGCGATGCGAATGGGGTTGCACCGAGATCCCGGACCATATACAGACATGTCTGTATTCCAGGGGGAGATGCGGAGACGTGTGTGGGCAGCAGTGCGTTCAATCGATCTTCTATTCTCAGCTCAGGCAGGGCTACCCCCGATCGTTCGACCACGAGATACTAATACCGAGATTCCACGCAATATCTACGATGACGAGCTTCGTGAAGATATGAAGGTTCTGCCGCCCTCGAGACCCGAGACAGAGGCCACCCCCGCTTTGTTCTTGATCAACCGGACGAGACTGATCTATAAGCTGGGAGAGGCTATTGAGTGCACCGATACCCTGACCTGCTCCTCTTACGAGGAAGTGATGAAGCTCGATGCAGAGGCATGGGAGCTGCACGATAACATCTCGCCACATCTCAAGATGCGAGGGATGGATGAGTCGGCACGCGATCCGTCAACGCTAATCATGCAACGCTTTACGCTAGATCTGCTCTTCTTAAAGATCATATGCGTACTTCACCGAAAGTACCTAGCTTATGCAAGAGTGCAATCACGCTTTGCCTATTCTAGGAAAGCTGTCATTGAAGCTTCAATGATGCTTCTCAAACACCAAGCGACCCTGCACCGGGAATGTCAGGCTGGTGGCCGACTACGGAATGTCAAATGGTTCATCTCTTCGCTCACTACGGTCGACTTCCTGCTCGCCGCAATGATAATATCGTCCGACCTCTGGCACACCACTAGGGACTCTTCAAATCGCTCTCCACCGCCAGCAGACGCGCTTATGTGGAGTTCAGATCGGCGTGATGAGATGTTTGAAGCTATAGAGATAGCGGTAGGGATCTGGGATGGTCTCAAGGATCATTCAATGGAAGCATACAAAGCCCACATGACTCTCAGCGTTATGTTGGAACAACTGAAGAAGCATCGATCAACAAAGCAGGCACCGAACGGGTTCCAAGCAGCTTCTTCAGCTTACCCAACGATGGTGCCAATGGAAGATGCTAGTGTCGCACCAGAACACTCGGCAGCAATGACACTGGGGTTATTGAGCACAGGTGGTATGACACCAAATGCGAATATGTTCGATCAGCGATACCCAGCCGGAATGGCGAATTTGTTGAACGACCCGGCACCTCAGTCATCAACAGGATTGACGCCACAGTACAATCAGCCGACAAATGGACCTGTAGGACCGGAGAACACGCCGAGCCCGTTCTCAAATTTGTTTGGAGCCAATTTCTTCCAGAATTTGGATCTTCCGCCAACAGACAACATCAACTGG GATGCATGGGACTCGTACATCCAAGGCCCAGGCATGGAAGCGACGAGCAACTTCTTTCCAATGGACATTGGTAGTATGCCAATGCAGACGGATCAAAATGGGCTGCAACCGGGACATGCACCTGTTCAACAGGCCGCCAATGGAGGTCGGACAAGTATGTTTGGGCATGATGTCTACATGGGC GCTGATCCGAAGACGAGTTCTGGTGAGGGCTATGCCATTGGGTTTATATCGCCGAAGCAGTCCAACTAG
- a CDS encoding AlkB, Alkylated DNA repair protein: protein MVTTRPSVRIQRVTGRSVPRNQISEEARRVHEQRIRRLRCTEVLGPIPSARQLSGPPTVLTPAANFQLNPVNQHAVRNLLLLKTIIHRKLSEQAAATTPRAVGNQGPVWFSPQGLWNAFHFESHKVALLHNRQNPVFGPLAHKYHYNGKILPVRRTSSHIIGVSVATLFVYPRGKDFAGQTEAFLIRRAYLHVPLPRTVCGQKVNAWIPAELKPVDMKRGAIESFFKRPEAKKPKYEVGSDKSTHSSYPFAIPHLPATFAEQLGFAPAQEGKPMNDQLDLDLMYYQPYIPSSIAPGLFGFLRQELPFYRVQYNITRGGVQTLINTPRFTTVFGVDDTSCFTSDGSIIDAKTGKPVEKSRYKCTPRPIPQCLDELRKLTEGTTGETFNFCLVNYYADGKDSISYHSDDERFLGPNPAIASFSLGAKRDFLMKHKPTAPKEGVVAEEPRSIKLPLGSGDMVLMRGTTQANWLHSLPKRAGPEAEKGRINITFRKAMVKGGTENYYQYNVGMGGVHRWDAKAGKMVPSAVDAEANVGGT, encoded by the coding sequence ATGGTCACTACACGTCCATCTGTCCGCATTCAACGCGTCACTGGTCGCTCTGTTCCTCGCAACCAGATCTCAGAGGAAGCTCGTAGAGTTCACGAGCAACGTATAAGAAGGTTGCGCTGTACCGAAGTCCTGGGCCCAATTCCTTCGGCCCGCCAGTTATCTGGTCCACCAACAGTTTTGACACCTGCTGCCAATTTTCAACTCAATCCGGTGAACCAACACGCTGTCCGAAACTTGCTCTTGCTTAAAACTATCATACATCGAAAGCTTTCAGAGCAGGCCGCAGCCACGACCCCACGTGCCGTTGGAAATCAAGGACCGGTCTGGTTCAGCCCCCAAGGACTCTGGAACGCCTTCCATTTCGAATCGCACAAGGTTGCTCTGCTCCACAACAGGCAGAATCCAGTGTTCGGACCTCTGGCTCACAAATATCATTACAATGGCAAGATCCTCCCGGTGAGGCGAACCTCTTCTCACATTATTGGGGTATCCGTTGCAACTCTTTTCGTCTATCCTCGCGGAAAAGACTTCGCTGGGCAGACGGAGGCTTTTCTTATCAGGAGGGCATACTTGCACGTACCCCTTCCAAGGACTGTTTGTGGGCAGAAAGTGAACGCCTGGATCCCCGCAGAGCTAAAACCGGTAGATATGAAGCGTGGTGCGATCGAgtctttcttcaagcgtCCTGAGGCAAAGAAGCCCAAGTATGAAGTTGGCTCAGACAAATCAACGCATTCTTCTTATCCTTTCGCCATCCCGCATCTGCCCGCTACATTTGCGGAGCAGCTAGGGTTTGCTCCTGCTCAAGAGGGCAAACCCATGAACGATCAGCTAGATTTGGATCTTATGTACTACCAGCCCTACATACCTTCTTCTATCGCTCCTGGTCTCTTTGGCTTTCTCAGGCAAGAGCTTCCTTTCTATCGCGTACAATACAACATCACTCGCGGTGGTGTACAAACTTTGATCAACACCCCACGATTTACTACCGTTTTTGGAGTCGATGACACGAGCTGCTTCACATCAGATGGCTCAATTATTGACGCCAAAACTGGCAAGCCAGTTGAAAAAAGTCGATACAAGTGCACACCTAGGCCTATTCCTCAGTGCTTGGATGAGCTAAGGAAATTGACTGAGGGCACTACCGGCGAGACGTTCAACTTCTGCCTTGTCAACTATTACGCAGATGGCAAAGACAGTATCTCGTACCACTCGGATGATGAACGCTTCCTCGGCCCCAACCCAGCAATTGCATCCTTTAGTCTAGGTGCGAAACGCGACTTTCTCATGAAGCACAAGCCCACAGCTCCCAAAGAAGGTGTTGTGGCTGAAGAGCCCAGGAGTATCAAGCTGCCCTTGGGCTCTGGAGACATGGTACTGATGCGCGGAACGACGCAGGCCAATTGGCTGCATAGCCTACCGAAGCGCGCTGGACCGGAGGCAGAAAAGGGTAGAATCAACATTACGTTTAGGAAAGCGATGGTGAAGGGTGGAACGGAAAACTACTATCAGTACAATGTTGGCATGGGAGGGGTTCATCGATGGGACGCCAAAGCCGGGAAGATGGTACCTTCCGCTGTAGACGCGGAAGCGAACGTGGGTGGTACTTGA